The following are from one region of the Juglans regia cultivar Chandler chromosome 10, Walnut 2.0, whole genome shotgun sequence genome:
- the LOC108995831 gene encoding uncharacterized protein LOC108995831, with protein sequence MRFLKFDEAISNETDGGKIWVFWKNELDVQVVRMSSQFVSLCITEGNNHFLGNFIYAKCNRLERQLLWEELNSDRMGVEPCLFAGDFNVIRSDIERCGRPRNRVAIDEFNRWIHQGGLLEMNSQGGKFTWCNGQQGLSRAWAKLDRVLLDANFLPLFPTAHCLYLPRTTSDHCPMVIEFLSDPFSYGPPPFRFQQMWVEHPDFMTFVQNVWSESVIGSGLFKLATKLKKLKVALRVWNKSVFGRTNNQIATLEDKIENLENLLQRDWDDDIERELVRSSNELSSWRLREILDWHKWLKLSGEWMVIGIQNSFMFGYLIKSIGKFIS encoded by the coding sequence ATGCggtttttgaaatttgatgagGCGATATCAAATGAGACTGATGGTGGTAAAATctgggtgttttggaaaaatgaattgGATGTGCAGGTGGTTCGCATGAGTTCGCAGTTTGTGTCATTATGTATTACCGAaggaaataatcatttcttgggtaattttatttatgcaaagtgtaataGGCTTGAGCGACAGCTGCTTTGGGAGGAGTTGAATTCGGATAGAATGGGTGTGGAGCCGTGCTTGTTTGCTGGGGATTTCAATGTAATTCGGTCGGATATTGAAAGGTGTGGGCGTCCGAGGAATAGAGTTGCAATTGATGAGTTTAATAGATGGATTCATCAGGGTGGGTTGTTGGAAATGAATTCACAAGGTGGTAagtttacatggtgtaatggtcagcaaGGGTTATCTAGAGCTTGGGCAAAGTTGGATAGAGTTTTACTTGATGCAAATTTTCTGCCTCTTTTTCCGACTGCTCATTGTTTGTATCTCCCTAGGACTACGTCGGACCATTGTCCTATGGTTATAGAATTTTTAagtgatcctttctcttatggtccACCTCCATTTcgttttcagcaaatgtgggttgagcatccGGATTTTATGACTTTTGTTCAAAATGTTTGGTCTGAATCGGTTATAGGTTCGGGGCTTTTTAAATTAgctactaaacttaaaaaacttaAGGTGGCGTTGCGTGTATGGAACAAGAGTGTATTTGGGAGAACTAATAATCAGATTGCTACTCTTGAAGATAAGATTGAGAATCTGGAAAATTTGTTGCAGAGAGATTgggatgatgatattgaaaGGGAATTAGTGAGGAGTTCTAATGAGTTGTCTTCTTGGAGGCTTAGGGAGATATTAGATTGGCACAAATGGCTAAAATTAAGTGGAGAATGGATGGTGATAGgaatacaaaattctttcatgtttggttatctaataaaaaGCATAGGAAAATTCATCAGTTGA